From Candidatus Hydrogenedentota bacterium:
GCCAAGGGCGAACCCATCGAGACACGCCACCAGAACCTCGCGGCGTCGGCGCAGCGCGCGCTGGAGGAAACGGGGTTGCACATCGCGAAGCATTTGCACGAACAGACCGGTATGAAACGGCTTTGCATGGCGGGTGGCGTGGCGTTGAATTGCTCGATGAACGGACGCCTGTTGCGCGAATCGCCGTTCGACGAGATTTTTGTGCAGCCCGCGGCCGGAGACGATGGCATCGGGATCGGCGGCGCGTTTCAGTTGTGGCACGCGTTCTCCGGGAACGGGCGTTCGTTTGTGATGCGCGACGCGTGTCTCGGCCCCGAATTCTCGAACGACGACATCCGCGTCTTTCTGGACCGCGCGAAGATCACCTATGAGCGCCCAGCGAACGTCCTGGAGCGGACCGCCGAACTATTGGCTGAAGGCAAGATCGTCGGTTGGTTTCAGGGGCGAATGGAGTTCGGACCGCGCGCGCTCGGCGCCCGCAGCATCCTTGCCGATCCCACACGGCCCGATATGAAGGACCTGCTCAACAAGTACGTGAAACACCGCGAGGAATTTCGTCCCTTCGCGCCCAGTTGTCTCGCGGAACGCGCCGGCGACTACTTTGAGGGTTGCACGGATTCACCGTTTATGCTTTTCGTGCACCGCGTCAAGCCTGAAATGCGCGCCGCCGTTCCCGCTATTACCCATATCGACGGGACTGCCCGCGTGCAGACCGTCTCGGCGGAGGTCTCTCCGAAGTACCACGCCCTGATCAGCGCTTTTGAAAAACGGCGGGGGGTCCCCATGGTGTTGAACACGTCGTTCAACGTGATGGGCGAGCCTATTGTACATACACCGTCGGACGCCGTACGCTGTTTCTACAGCACCGGCATGGACGCGTTGACGATCGGCGACTACGTGATAACCAAAACATGAACGCAAAACGCGACGAGGGCACTTTCCACATCTTGATTTTCGGGGCCGCGGGCACCGGCGCCACGACCCTCGCCGAAGTACTGTCCGACGAAATGCTCGATTGCCCGCATGTGGACCTCGATGAGTACATGTGGTTACCCTCCGACCCGCCCTATCAAGAACGGCGCAGCATGGATGAAGTCCACAAGCTGGTATCCGACGACATCCGCGAGTTTCCCGCCTGGATCATCTCGACGGCGTCGGTGGCTTGGCTGGGTGATATCGAGTCCCTTATCGACCTTGCCGTATTTCTCTGGCTTCCCCCCGATCTGCGCATTGCGCGGCTGGAACGCCGTGAACTGCTGCAGCTTGGCAGCGAGCGCGTTGCGTCCGGCGGCGATCTGCACGAACAGTCGCAAGCGTTTCTGCATTGGGCATCCCAATACGACAACGGTTCGCACCCCGGCTGGGATCGCGCGAGCCACGAGCAGTGGATTCAGCGCGCACCGTGCCCCGTGCTGCGGCTTGAAGAAGACATGCCCGTTGCTGTGCGCATCGACCGTGTTCGCCTCGCTTTGTTCGACCTGAAAGAAGGCCGCGGCCTGAATGGCTGAGTCAAGCAGCCGCTCCGCCGTGATTCTCACGGCCGATTACCCGCCAATCGAGGGAGGAATCAGCACCGTGGCGCTGAACGTGACCCGCGAATTGGCGGCCGCGGGCTGGAAGGTGACTGTCGTCGCGCCCCATTTTCCCGGCATGGAAGAATTCGACCGCGCAGAACCCGCTCAAGTCGTTCGCTTTCGTGGTTACGGTTTGGGGCCGTTACGCGTAGTGCCGATGGCGATCCGATC
This genomic window contains:
- a CDS encoding AAA family ATPase, translated to MNAKRDEGTFHILIFGAAGTGATTLAEVLSDEMLDCPHVDLDEYMWLPSDPPYQERRSMDEVHKLVSDDIREFPAWIISTASVAWLGDIESLIDLAVFLWLPPDLRIARLERRELLQLGSERVASGGDLHEQSQAFLHWASQYDNGSHPGWDRASHEQWIQRAPCPVLRLEEDMPVAVRIDRVRLALFDLKEGRGLNG
- a CDS encoding carbamoyltransferase encodes the protein MNILGIGGYSHDSAAALVCDGKLVAAVAEERLTRIKHQGGVPHRAAQFCLDHAGLKPGDIDHVCCYMRPGFRIGKRIPYRLTQMIRSPYYSAGFIAYELGHNAQYVSGMRALLGPRTKLHFMNHHPAHAASAFLVSPFDEAALLSIDYVGEWAATWAGVGRGTRIEPLFHENYPNSLGVFYTAITDYLGFLRASDEYKVMGLASYGEPEYIDDFRRIIRLLPGGRYALDLSWFQCHYLPGSRCGYFSKKFLDRFGPPRAKGEPIETRHQNLAASAQRALEETGLHIAKHLHEQTGMKRLCMAGGVALNCSMNGRLLRESPFDEIFVQPAAGDDGIGIGGAFQLWHAFSGNGRSFVMRDACLGPEFSNDDIRVFLDRAKITYERPANVLERTAELLAEGKIVGWFQGRMEFGPRALGARSILADPTRPDMKDLLNKYVKHREEFRPFAPSCLAERAGDYFEGCTDSPFMLFVHRVKPEMRAAVPAITHIDGTARVQTVSAEVSPKYHALISAFEKRRGVPMVLNTSFNVMGEPIVHTPSDAVRCFYSTGMDALTIGDYVITKT
- a CDS encoding glycosyltransferase, producing MAESSSRSAVILTADYPPIEGGISTVALNVTRELAAAGWKVTVVAPHFPGMEEFDRAEPAQVVRFRGYGLGPLRVVPMAIRS